Below is a genomic region from Polluticoccus soli.
TATTGTAGCCTGTGGCCGGTTTTGCAGGAAGTCGACATACATCTTTCCCTGCCTGTTTTTCGTAGCGCGTTCTATGCTGGTGAATCCAGGCAACTCTTCGTGTACAATGCGTGCAACGATGCGACCAAACTCTTTAGAATGTTCGTAGTTATACTTTGCTCCAAGCGGAATATAAATATGTAGCCCCGTGGAACCTGAAGTTTTGCAATAACATGGAATGCCGAATGCATCTAACACTTCTTTCGTTACCTGTGCAGCTTTTATCACCTGCTCAAAAGTATTCTTATCAGGGTCGAGATCTATGATGCAGTAGTCGGGATTGTCGGGCTTCTTTGTGCGGCTATGCCATGGGTTCATTTCTATACAGCCCAGCGAAGCGATGTATAGCAAGCTGGCTTCGTTTGTGCATACGAGAAAGTTCTTTTCTTCCTGGTCGGTCTCACTGTAGTATGGAAACGTTTCGATCCACTCAGGTACTTTACCGGTTACATTCTTTTGGTAAAATGTTTTGCCGTTGATACCATTAGGGTGACGGTTAAGTGTTTGCGGCCGGTCTTTCATATAGGGCAGCATGAACGGAGCTACCTGGTAGTAGTAGTTGATCATGTCGCGCTTAGTATACTTCTCTGCAGGCCAGTATACCTTGCTCAGGTTGGTGAACTTGAGCTGGTTGCCGTTCACCTCGCGCACCTGCATCTCTTCACTGGGATTCAGCAACGTGCGACGCTCTTTATCTTTCGATGGTTTTTCAATAACGATCTTCTTCCTTTTACTCTTCACCACGTCTGTCGTCTTCTTTGTCCTCTCCCAGGTTACCGTCTTCGGGTCTTTATCCTCCCGCAGACCTTTGAAGGATGGATGCCTGATCGCTCCATCGCTGGTAATCTCTGCATAACTTATCTCAGCCACCAACTGCGGCTTTACCCACGTTACTTCCGCTTTGGGTGGATTGGGCCTGAAGCGCGAAGGTTTATTATAGTCAGGTACAACTTTAAAGGGACATCTCTTTGTGATGAGTGGCTTTAGTTTTTTCAGAAGCTCGGTTTGCATTTTGGTGTTAAAGCCTGTACCAACCGGGCCAACGCTGATCAGTTCACCATGATCATATAATCCAAGCATCAGTGCACTGAACTGCTTACTGCTGCCTTCATTCTTTGTATAACCGCAAATGATCACCTCCTGGTATTTCTTCACCTTTATTTTTAACCAATCTTTTGAACGAGAGTCAGGCACGTACACAGAATCCGTTTTCTTGGCGATAACACCTTCCATACCCATCGCCTCTGCTATCTTCATAAAATCGTCGGGCGAGGTATCAAAATGACTACTATTCTTGATGACATCGTGACCATCAGGAAGCACTTCATGTAATATATCACGGCGACGCGCCAGCGGTAAATTCATAAGATTGACACCATTGAGCCAGAGAATATCAAAAACATAATACACCAGGCCGCCATCGGCCTCGCTACGCCATTGCTGCAGTGCCTGGAAATCGGAAACACCTTCATCGTTGGGAACAATGATCTCACCATCGAGCACGGCATTGATGCCGAGTTCTTTCAGCGCATTGTAAACAGGATAAAATTTCTCGTTGAAAGATTTATTGTTGCGAGAGCGGATATCGAGCCTTGTTTTGCTGGTAAACGAGATCGCACGGTAGCCATCCCATTTCACTTCGTACAACCAGTCGGCTTGTTCAGGGGCTTTATCTACAAGGGTAGCTAGCATAGGCAGAACATTCCCAGGCATTTGCCCACGCGTACCACCTTTCAACAGTTCTTTGAGCGACATGCAAGGCAGAACAGTAAAATAATGCCTGTAGCTCTTGGTGTAGAAACAAAAAAAGCCCGGCATCTCTGCCGGGCTTCAATATTATTAGAGGAGTTTATCCTACTGCTACTACTTTTGTTGGTTCCAGGTTGGCGTTGCGGATAGACACGTTGCGGGCCACGTTCTGCGCCAGTTCCAGGAATACTTCGCGTGCTGGATTTGTTTCATCAAGAATGGCGGGCAACCCACTATCTCCACCTTCGCGTACGCTTTGTACTAACGGCACTTCACCTAAGAATGGCAGTTCGAATTGTTCCGCCATTTGTTTGGCGCCGCCTTTGCCGAAGATGTAGTATTTGTTTTCCGGCAGTTCTGCTGGTGTGAAATAAGCCATGTTCTCTACCACACCCAATATCGGAATGTTGATCTGCGGTTGTTTGAACATCATGATCGCTTTGCGTGCATCTGCAGCTGCTACAGCTTGTGGTGTAGACACGATCACTGCGCCTGTTACAGGCACTGCTTGCGCCAGTGTTAGGTGTACATCGCCGGTACCGGGTGGTAAGTCGATCACCAGGTAATCTAGTTCTTGCCAGTATACGTCACTGATGAATTGTTTCAGTGCAGAGCTCGCCATTGGTCCGCGCCAGATCACTGCTTGCTTTTCATCTATCAGCAAACCGATCGACATGGCCTTGATACCATGGCGTTCTATCGGCACGATCATGCCTTTGCCATTCACATCCGTCATCTTAGGACGCTCATCACGCATACCTAACATGATAGGCACAGATGGACCGTAGATATCAGCATCCAGCAAACCTACTGAAGCACCTTCCTGTGCCAGACCCAATGCGAGGTTTACGGCTACTGTTGATTTACCAACACCACCTTTGCCAGAAGCAACCATGATTATGTTCTTCACACCAGGTAAAACAGCTTTGTTGTCTTTGCGGTTGGTGACAACGTTTGCTGTCATGTGCACCTTCACTTTCGCATCTTTATCTACCAGGTGAAGTATTGCATTCACACACGCTTTCTCGATCATTTCTTTCATCGGGCAAGCGGGCGTTGTAAGCACTACAGTGAAAGAAACATTCTTCCCGTCGATCTCTATATCGCGCACCATATTGAGGGTAACAAGGTCTTTACCCAGATCCGGATCCTGCACGTTACTTAATGCACTCAATACAGCCTCTTTGGTTATCATATAATCCTTTGTTAAAGTGAGCTAAATGTGCTGCAAAAATACGCCATGCAACCTTTCTTTGTAACGAAATTGAAGAGTGAAACGTTAATACTTTTATTAGTAATATTAATAGCTCATCGCTTCGTAATACGCTTTTAACACTGTAATTTTGAATTGCATGCTGTCGAAGATATGGTTATATAGCCTGGCACTTATTTGCTTTGTCCTGTTCGCTTCCAAAAGCTTTGGTCAGGATCCGTTTGAGAACATCATCCAGATAAATGGTGTGACCATGACCGCAGATAGCCTACGTGCCGTCCCCGGTGTCACCGTGTTGGTGAAGAACAAGAATCGTGGTGTCGAATCCAGCCCAATGGGCGTGTTCTCCATAGTTGCTTATAAAGGCGATACCCTGCAATTCTCTGCAGTTGGCTACCGTTTTAAGGAGTATGCCATTCCCACAGATCTGAAAGGCCACTATTTCTCATTGATACAGCTGATGGTGCAGGATACCTTTTACCTACCCGAGACCATCATTCGTGCATTGCCGACCAAAGCGCAATTCGAGTACGCGTTCAGACACTGGAGTGTACCCGATGATGCCCTGGAAACTGCCCGCAAGAACACGGATGCGCTAACGCTGCGCGCACTTGCGTATACGCTTCCCCGCGATGGTCGCGAGAATCAGGCGGTTTATCAGCAAATACAGTCCGTGCAGGCTATGTACTATGGCCAGCGCCCACCTATGAATATTTTCAGTCCACTATCGTGGGCCGAGTTTTTCGATGCGTGGAAACGCGGCGATTACCGCAGGCGGAAATAATTACCTGTGCATGATGGTCAGGTATTCTGACCATGGTCCCACTTCCTCCTTATACTGCTTAGCCATTACCCGTGCTATCTGACCTATATGCGACAGATCGTGCGCGACCCATGTAGATAGTAGCTGCCTTAAAGTAACAATGCCAAATGAGGGATGAATGGCTGTTTTGAAAAGATCCTGTTCAGAGATGTTGAGTGAGGTTAATTCTTCCAGGTTCTGTTTTCGGGCGATGGTAAACTCTGCAAGTAGCTGATCGAGTGTTTTTCCTTTACTTTCTTCAAACTGTGCAAAGCGATCGAAGGGAACATACTCTTTGTCGTGATCGCTCAACGTCTTTTTGATACGTGCCATCCAATCGGTGCGCTCACCGTGTATCAGGTGGCCTACCACATCGTATGGACTCCAGGCTTCTTCGCCTTCGTTGTTAGATATCCATTCATCGTCCAAACCCTGCAGCCAGAATGTTAGCAAGGCAGGTGTCTTTTCGAGGATAGGTAGTGCTTTAGCGATCGAGTATTCCATAGCCGGAGTATTTAGCTACAAGTTCGCTAAAATATGGCTGATGGAAAACTGAAGAGTACTACGTGGAACAAACAAAACTATCTCGAATAGAAGTCGTCAAATCCATCAAAGACGCTATCCCGTTTTGTTTCAATCCGATTGCCGTAACCGTCAATTAGGTAATGAATTCTTATTACCCACTTTTCATCGCCGGTTACATCAACGCCACCTAACTCGACAAGAGAATCTTCAATCACTTTATAGTCAACAA
It encodes:
- the ligD gene encoding DNA ligase D, whose translation is MPGFFCFYTKSYRHYFTVLPCMSLKELLKGGTRGQMPGNVLPMLATLVDKAPEQADWLYEVKWDGYRAISFTSKTRLDIRSRNNKSFNEKFYPVYNALKELGINAVLDGEIIVPNDEGVSDFQALQQWRSEADGGLVYYVFDILWLNGVNLMNLPLARRRDILHEVLPDGHDVIKNSSHFDTSPDDFMKIAEAMGMEGVIAKKTDSVYVPDSRSKDWLKIKVKKYQEVIICGYTKNEGSSKQFSALMLGLYDHGELISVGPVGTGFNTKMQTELLKKLKPLITKRCPFKVVPDYNKPSRFRPNPPKAEVTWVKPQLVAEISYAEITSDGAIRHPSFKGLREDKDPKTVTWERTKKTTDVVKSKRKKIVIEKPSKDKERRTLLNPSEEMQVREVNGNQLKFTNLSKVYWPAEKYTKRDMINYYYQVAPFMLPYMKDRPQTLNRHPNGINGKTFYQKNVTGKVPEWIETFPYYSETDQEEKNFLVCTNEASLLYIASLGCIEMNPWHSRTKKPDNPDYCIIDLDPDKNTFEQVIKAAQVTKEVLDAFGIPCYCKTSGSTGLHIYIPLGAKYNYEHSKEFGRIVARIVHEELPGFTSIERATKNRQGKMYVDFLQNRPQATIAAPYSIRPKPGATVSAPLHWDEVKKGMKMKDFTIRTMPSRLAEVGDLFNGVLDKGIDMKKVVKSIAKLNDSYGRGADKLLKLL
- a CDS encoding carboxypeptidase-like regulatory domain-containing protein; this encodes MLSKIWLYSLALICFVLFASKSFGQDPFENIIQINGVTMTADSLRAVPGVTVLVKNKNRGVESSPMGVFSIVAYKGDTLQFSAVGYRFKEYAIPTDLKGHYFSLIQLMVQDTFYLPETIIRALPTKAQFEYAFRHWSVPDDALETARKNTDALTLRALAYTLPRDGRENQAVYQQIQSVQAMYYGQRPPMNIFSPLSWAEFFDAWKRGDYRRRK
- a CDS encoding Mrp/NBP35 family ATP-binding protein; its protein translation is MITKEAVLSALSNVQDPDLGKDLVTLNMVRDIEIDGKNVSFTVVLTTPACPMKEMIEKACVNAILHLVDKDAKVKVHMTANVVTNRKDNKAVLPGVKNIIMVASGKGGVGKSTVAVNLALGLAQEGASVGLLDADIYGPSVPIMLGMRDERPKMTDVNGKGMIVPIERHGIKAMSIGLLIDEKQAVIWRGPMASSALKQFISDVYWQELDYLVIDLPPGTGDVHLTLAQAVPVTGAVIVSTPQAVAAADARKAIMMFKQPQINIPILGVVENMAYFTPAELPENKYYIFGKGGAKQMAEQFELPFLGEVPLVQSVREGGDSGLPAILDETNPAREVFLELAQNVARNVSIRNANLEPTKVVAVG
- a CDS encoding DinB family protein — protein: MEYSIAKALPILEKTPALLTFWLQGLDDEWISNNEGEEAWSPYDVVGHLIHGERTDWMARIKKTLSDHDKEYVPFDRFAQFEESKGKTLDQLLAEFTIARKQNLEELTSLNISEQDLFKTAIHPSFGIVTLRQLLSTWVAHDLSHIGQIARVMAKQYKEEVGPWSEYLTIMHR